TTCCTACAGCGGGCGCTTTCCTTTTGTTAACATGAAATTTTCCGATAAAAATATGCCTTTCGATGTCTTTCTCGAGGCCTATTCCCCTTTTGTACCCCATGATCCTGACGCCTCAGCTATTCCGGGCGCTTACTTTGACTTTAAAATTGTATCGAAAGTGGCTGAGCCTGTAGAAGTCTGTATCATCGGGACATTGCGGAATTTAGTGGGCTATGATATTCCCAATAAAACCCTGAACTCAACCATTAAGACGACGGATGATTATAAGTATTTTGTACACAGCGCGGGTAACTTGCCCGAAAATCACGATACGCAAGGTAACATGGCCCTTGGGGCAATTGGCGGCGACGAGGTCTCTTATTATTTAGGGTGGGCACACCGTCATCCTTATTATGAACGGTTGCTTGAAAATAACCAACTTGGTAATATTGATGATTCCAAAAACCGCCTGTTTACCAATAAAAAAGGAAAACAGATTGCGTGGGCAAATCAGTACGATAATAATCAGCTATTTAAAAGTGCCATCGGTATCACCAAAACCATCAAAAGTGACGCCCCTGCCAATGCAAGTTTTTTCCTGAACTGGTATTTCCCCAATGCCTATGGCTGGGTGCATGAGAAAAAACCAAAGGGTGATAATGGCTTGCTTAACGCTCCGAAAGGATATGTTTTGCCGGTGAAAAAGACGAAAATCGTGGGGAACTATTATGCCAATAATTTCAGTGGAATTGATGAATTAGCTGCTTATATGGTCAAGGAAAAGGCAATCCTACATAAAAAATCAGATGATTTTATTGCCCATTTGTACAGCAGTAGCATGGAACAATATATGCTCGATCAGGTGAATGCTCAGCTGAACACTTTCGTGACTTCCTCCATCTTCGATCAGAAAGGCCGGTTTGCCATTCGCGAAGGATTGACCAACAATCAATCATGGGGACCTTTTGCAACGAGTGATGTTTCTCTATATGGCGCCGTGCCCATTTTAAATTTGTTCCCAGATTTACACCACAATATGGTGAAAGCACACCGAGATAATCAGACCCCTGAAGGCGAGATTAACCATGGACTGGGAGCGGACTTGGACTTTAATCAGAATGGAACTTTCGGGGTATTTGAACGGGTGGATCTTGCCCCTAATTTTATTCAATTGACCATGCGTGATTATTTGTTCACCAAGGATGAAGCATTTTTGAAGGAAATGTGGCCTGCATTGGTGAAAGCTGCCGAGTATGTATTGCGGGAAAAAGACCTTACGGGGGATCAGGTACCGGACATGCACGGGATTATGTGTTCTTATGATAATTTCCCCATGCATGGGTTGTCTGCCTATATTGCCACCCAGTGGGTTACTGCCATGGAAATGATGACCATTGGGGCAAAAGATATGGGGGATAAAAAGCGGCAGCGGAAATATGGCCGAATTGCTGAAAATACCATTGAACTTATAGAAGAGCACCTGTGGAATGGCAGCTACTATCGGTTGTCGAATGATTATTTGGGAAAGAAGGGGAAAGATGAGGGTTGCCTGACAGATCAGCTTTTTGGGCAATGGGTGGCCTTGGAGGCCGGATTGGAGCGGCAATATCCGAAAGCTCATGTGGCGTCAGCATTAAAAACCATCCTTGATTACTCCTACATAGAAAATAACTACCTTCGAAATTGTACCTGGCCTGAGCACCTTGATTTTTTCCCGATGGCCAATACAAATTTGTGGGTAGACCAAGCCAATACACCTTGGACGGGTGTGGAATTGGCCTTTGCTTCCTTTTTAATTCGTGAAGGAATGGTGGAAGAGGGCAAGGCAGTGGTGAAATCTGTCGATGATCGCTATCGCACTTCAGGTTTGTATTGGGACCACCAGGAATTTGGAGGGCATTACTATAGACCGATGTCGGCCTGGGCAATTATCAATGCCATGAGTGGTTATCAGCTGGTGAAAAACCGATATACTTTCCGGCCAGTACTCGAAGAGGAGAATTTCTGTTACTTCTTCAGTGCGAATAGTGGCACAGGGCATTTCCTCAAGCAGGGGACTGCTATAAAATTAAGTTGCCTGACCCGACAGTTGTACTTGGAGCAATTGAAATTTCCGGTAAGCCTGACCCAAGGAGAGGGGCTGTTGAATATTTCCCTTGATGGCCTGCCGGTTGACGACTATAAGGTTCGGTCAAAAAACGATATGTGGCAGATTACTTTTACAGCTCCACTCAATTTAAAAGAAGGGCAGGAGCTGCAAATCAACTATGGCACTCTTAGCGCTAATCAATAATTTCGCGACTGTTGATGACTTTCGGATTGTGTAAATTTTGGATGATTCCGAGTATTCAATTGTTGATCTCAGCCGCTTTTCGTAATCGATAACCTCCGTGCTTACGATCAATAGATAATAAAATAAAGGCGCCTGTCAGGCGCTTTTTTTTCTGCGAATAGTGACAAAATTATTCAGGAAAGCGCGCAAACGACCCTGGGAAAACAGTAAACAGTGGAAATATATTCCGAATAAAACCGTGCTATTCAATTTTGAACAGAACGGCAAAATAATTCGAGGGAAGCAAAGCGAACAACTCAGGTGGATGATTATTCCGTGGGGGTGAAAAATCAGTCATATATTCAAAAAATCAGGATAAAACATTGATCAGTATCGGGATAGGTGGATTTTTATTTATAAATTTTGTGGAGAATAATGACCTATTTTTGTAAAGTTATCATTGCCCTTAGCAGGCAATTCAACTATTTTTTGTCAATATGAAGTACTACTACCTTATTTTTTTATGGATTTTTGGTGCTTATCAAGCCAAAGCAGATCGCACCAAATTTGAAACGATCTCCCGTGAAGATGGCCTTTCGCACTCTACCGTTAATGCCATTGTACAGGACCATTCCGGCTATATGTGGTTTGGCACTCAGGATGGTCTCGTGCGCTATGACGGGTATCAGTTTAAAATTTTTCGACCCGTAAAAGGGGATCGTCAATCTTTGCATGATTCCTGGATTAATTCAATATATGTAGATTCAAAAAATCGTTTGTGGGTTCGCTTCGATGGCGGGGGGGTAAGTGTGTATGACCCGGACGTCTCTTTCTTTAAAAATTTAGTAGCAAGTCCCGATACCCCAGGCGGTCTTTCCAATGATATGGGGCCGACCAATCGTGTGGTAGAAAATGAATATGCTACTTGTGAAACAGGCGATGGCAGTGTTTGGCTGGCCACCCGCTATGGTTTAAATCGGGTAGATGCAGATTTTCAGGCTACTCAGTATATGAAAGGGGAGGCCAGCACGGGAGGCCTGACCTCCAATTACATCAGTACCTTGTTTTATGATCAATCACTGAACCACTTGCATATTGGAACAGATCAGGGATTGAATATTATAGATTTGAACACTAATAAAATTTATCAGTATCGTGATGAGTTTTTAGGAGCCCATATTCGCATTATCAAAAAAGATCAGTTCAATACTTATTGGATTGGCTCCAAAGAAAGCGGTTTATTCAGGTTTCAGTTATCGTCAAAAATGGAGGTGATTGAGAATAAACGTATTTTGGCCCGCGACCATTTGGCATTGACGGATCGGGATTTGAACGTTTATGATATTTTGATTGCCCATAACAGTGATGTTTGGCTGGCGATGGACGATGGCCTTTACCAGTTAGATTATCGGGGTAATTTGATAAAAAACCATATGAAAGGTTATAGTGTGCCCACGGCCACGAAAGTTTTACAGGATGGGCAGGGAGATATCTGGGCTTCGAGTACTTCCCTTCAAACGGGCTTAATTCATATTGATTCGGAGTCGGGAAAATTTACCGAGTATAATCAAAAAGACTCCAAGCACCATGGCTATACGACCAACTATATTCAGTCGATGTTTTTCGATTCCTCGGGGATTTTATGGATTGGAACGACCAAGGGCGGGGTCATAAAAAACAATGTGCACCTGCCGCCTTTTGAGGCATTCAATGAAAATTATTTTGAATACAAAGGCAAAACGGATTCGGAGGTGTACAGTATTTATAAGCATGACGATAAAATTTTAGTAGGTACCAAACACCGCCTCTATCAGTTTAAGGAGGATTTTAAGATTGATAAGGTGATAGACCTCAAGCAGGAAGGAAGCCGCTTTGCGTCCAATATTGTGGGGGTGCTGACTCCTGACGAGGATAAAATTTGGGTCGGCTATTTTAGAGGGAAAATCAGCACCCTCGACCTTAAATCGAGAAAATTCACGCACTATGATCATCACGACCCGAATGACCCTGAGTGTTTTCCCGCCTGGTCACTAAGGGACATTTGCGTAGCGAAAGATGGAACGGTATATTTTGCACCGATCAGTGGTGGACTGATTTATCAGAAAAAAGGAAGCAAAATTTTCCAAAATCTGGAGGATGAATTTAGCGATATAGATTTACATTTTGGGGGTGTCCTAACAGTTGTTGAGGACCATTTAGGACAGATCCTTGTGGGGACTACCAACGACGGTTTATTTATTTATCGGCCAAATAATCATTCAATAAAACAGGTTACCAAAGAAAACAGCGGTATTTCGCATAATGAAATCCGATCTATTCACCAGGATTTTATGGGAACCACCTGGCTGGGTACTCGCTTTGGAATTACCGAATTGAATACCAATTACGAGGTGGTCAATACCTATTTTTATAAAGATGGCCTACCTTCCAATATTGTCCATGGGATACTCGAAGATCAGTTCGGTAATTTATGGATGAGCACAAATAATGGGATCAGCAGGTTTGATATCAAGGGGAAAAAATTCAGTAATTTTACCGAAAGCGATGGGCTAACCGCCAATGAGTTTAATGAATGTGCCTTTTATAAAGATGAGGATGGAATGATGTATTTTGGCGGCTTCAAGGGGGTTACCCGTTTCGATCCCAAGGCCATTCAGGTGGATATCACCGAGCCCGAAGTACATTTCACTGATCTCGTGGTTGGGCAACAGCATTTGCTCCCAAAGCAAAAGGTCGGCAGCCATCAAATTATTGAGCGATGTATTGATAAAACAGCGGAGTTACAATTGCCCAATCAGCAAAATAATTTTAAGCTTTATTTGAGTACCCTGAGTTATAATTTTCCTTCAAAAATTCAGTATCGTTACAGATTGAAGGGGTATGAAGAAAAGTGGAATTTATTGCGAAATGGGATCAATCATATTGATTATTCCTCTTTGGCTCCGGGGAGCTATTTGCTCGAGGCTCAGGCCTCCAATTCAGATGGGGTTTGGTCGCCTAAAGTGCGTCGACTCCCGATAGCCATTTTGCCGCCGTGGTATGAGACTTTTTGGTTCCGTAGCCTCAGTATTGGCATATTATTTTTAGTGGTATTCGGAGGAATATTAATCTATATCCGAAACCTAAAGCAGCGCAAGCAATTTCTGACCGCGACTGTGGCAAGCAAAACAAAAGACCTTAAAGAAGTTAATGAAGAATTGCAGGCCCAGCAAAGTATGGTGATGGAACAAAATCGGGTGCTGCAGGAGCAATCCAATGAACTTGAGCTACAAAAGAAAAATGTGGAACTTCTGGGGCAAATGGGGCGTGCCATAACGGCTGATGTCGAGTTTTCACATATTTTCAAAAATATCTTTGCTGCGATCAGTAAACTGATGCCCGTTGATGAACTCATGCT
This genomic interval from Persicobacter psychrovividus contains the following:
- a CDS encoding two-component regulator propeller domain-containing protein codes for the protein MKYYYLIFLWIFGAYQAKADRTKFETISREDGLSHSTVNAIVQDHSGYMWFGTQDGLVRYDGYQFKIFRPVKGDRQSLHDSWINSIYVDSKNRLWVRFDGGGVSVYDPDVSFFKNLVASPDTPGGLSNDMGPTNRVVENEYATCETGDGSVWLATRYGLNRVDADFQATQYMKGEASTGGLTSNYISTLFYDQSLNHLHIGTDQGLNIIDLNTNKIYQYRDEFLGAHIRIIKKDQFNTYWIGSKESGLFRFQLSSKMEVIENKRILARDHLALTDRDLNVYDILIAHNSDVWLAMDDGLYQLDYRGNLIKNHMKGYSVPTATKVLQDGQGDIWASSTSLQTGLIHIDSESGKFTEYNQKDSKHHGYTTNYIQSMFFDSSGILWIGTTKGGVIKNNVHLPPFEAFNENYFEYKGKTDSEVYSIYKHDDKILVGTKHRLYQFKEDFKIDKVIDLKQEGSRFASNIVGVLTPDEDKIWVGYFRGKISTLDLKSRKFTHYDHHDPNDPECFPAWSLRDICVAKDGTVYFAPISGGLIYQKKGSKIFQNLEDEFSDIDLHFGGVLTVVEDHLGQILVGTTNDGLFIYRPNNHSIKQVTKENSGISHNEIRSIHQDFMGTTWLGTRFGITELNTNYEVVNTYFYKDGLPSNIVHGILEDQFGNLWMSTNNGISRFDIKGKKFSNFTESDGLTANEFNECAFYKDEDGMMYFGGFKGVTRFDPKAIQVDITEPEVHFTDLVVGQQHLLPKQKVGSHQIIERCIDKTAELQLPNQQNNFKLYLSTLSYNFPSKIQYRYRLKGYEEKWNLLRNGINHIDYSSLAPGSYLLEAQASNSDGVWSPKVRRLPIAILPPWYETFWFRSLSIGILFLVVFGGILIYIRNLKQRKQFLTATVASKTKDLKEVNEELQAQQSMVMEQNRVLQEQSNELELQKKNVELLGQMGRAITADVEFSHIFKNIFAAISKLMPVDELMLGERNKKTGRLDLWGIKTQEQDFSRDEIDPEENARLSAWVLAHEKNLLSNDLQATATELLKNPSGKYKLDDGPKSGIYVPIKGVKGKIRGVLVAISNKNGAYTNTHLQMMENIASYVSIALSNARAYEKIRIQSEQLLQVDQVKSDFFTNVSHEFRTPISLIVGPLEEVKKSKNLTMMEMQHLGIIERNAQMLLSLVEQIMELSRIDGGVMKLNLQQLNPGEHFENIRHSFSHLALQKNIQLIGRNHVQGLSCECDVNVLNKIIYNLLNNAIKYTPQGGEVIFEAKVWDQGIEFKISDSGFGIEDQELERVFDRFYRMSGHGNTPGFGIGLALVKELVDLLDGNINVESKLIQDHPDEHGTTFTVYIPLKLEKAPQKESKKVQLPPYEAKLKPSKSERADLMLKTKILVVEDNPDLRHFLVSQLQEEYHTLYAENGLEALSIIQKEHPQLVLSDIMMPKMGGIELCKKLREDINTSHIPIILITAKDADEDKITGLKAGASDYLVKPFKIDELFLKVGNILSKRVKLIEQFKSDVWVGIQEVGDGLSPQDQEFLANVKAIIEEEIENPDLDIDHFCHQLGVSRTWLYNKMKSLLDMSMNEFIRSCRMKQGAKLLIFEQMTVSQAAFAVGFNDPKYFTRCFKKEFGMSPKAYIQQSANA
- a CDS encoding GH116 family glycosyl hydrolase: MNKLKYFFYGFLLLFHFKSIAQQGPKPALEEHYSIEARSKSGIALGGLGTGSVELRKDGKFYNWTIFNNYPMGAGPLLDLPTKPNAGDENAHLFFVVKYQLKGKQPVIKLLQINNDNSYGGLLNEAPEYYFPWLSSVEQISYSGRFPFVNMKFSDKNMPFDVFLEAYSPFVPHDPDASAIPGAYFDFKIVSKVAEPVEVCIIGTLRNLVGYDIPNKTLNSTIKTTDDYKYFVHSAGNLPENHDTQGNMALGAIGGDEVSYYLGWAHRHPYYERLLENNQLGNIDDSKNRLFTNKKGKQIAWANQYDNNQLFKSAIGITKTIKSDAPANASFFLNWYFPNAYGWVHEKKPKGDNGLLNAPKGYVLPVKKTKIVGNYYANNFSGIDELAAYMVKEKAILHKKSDDFIAHLYSSSMEQYMLDQVNAQLNTFVTSSIFDQKGRFAIREGLTNNQSWGPFATSDVSLYGAVPILNLFPDLHHNMVKAHRDNQTPEGEINHGLGADLDFNQNGTFGVFERVDLAPNFIQLTMRDYLFTKDEAFLKEMWPALVKAAEYVLREKDLTGDQVPDMHGIMCSYDNFPMHGLSAYIATQWVTAMEMMTIGAKDMGDKKRQRKYGRIAENTIELIEEHLWNGSYYRLSNDYLGKKGKDEGCLTDQLFGQWVALEAGLERQYPKAHVASALKTILDYSYIENNYLRNCTWPEHLDFFPMANTNLWVDQANTPWTGVELAFASFLIREGMVEEGKAVVKSVDDRYRTSGLYWDHQEFGGHYYRPMSAWAIINAMSGYQLVKNRYTFRPVLEEENFCYFFSANSGTGHFLKQGTAIKLSCLTRQLYLEQLKFPVSLTQGEGLLNISLDGLPVDDYKVRSKNDMWQITFTAPLNLKEGQELQINYGTLSANQ